The DNA sequence CTTTTCTTGACGGCTCCCTAACCGACTTCCCTACTATTTTTCGGTACGCATCACGTCTTCCCTTTGCATGGTGGCTTTTCCTCCCATACAGGTACTTCGCTTGCCCCGGTTTTTGTCCTCCCGGGTTCGGTTTTTAGTCTCCGTGTCCCCACAGTTCTGATTATATGTAGTACAGGAATCTGTACCTGTTATCCATCGACTACGTCTTTCGACCTTGCCTTAGGCCCCGACTTACCCTGAGTAGATCAGCTTTACTCAGGAAACCTTAGATATTCGGCCAAGAGGATTCTCACCTCTTTCTCGCTACTCATTCCGGCATTCTCTCTTCTTATTACTCCACCACTCCTTTCGGTATGGCTTCTACGCCTCTAAGAATGCTCCTCTACCAATGTATATATTACATTCCTAGGCTTCGGTGGTGTGTTTAGCCCCGGACATTTTCGGCGCAGGACCTCTCGACTAGTGAGCTGTTACGCACTCTTTTAATGTATGGCTGCTTCTAAGCCAACATCCTAGCTGTCTTCGAAATCCCACATCCTTTTCCACTTAACACACACTTTGGGACCTTAGCCGTAGGTCTGGGCTCTTTCCCTTTTGACTACCCAACTTATCTCGTGTAGTCTGACTCCCGTTAATCATCTATCCGGCATTCGGAGTTTGATATCTCTTGGTAGGCTTTGACGCCCCCGCAAAAATTCAGTGCTCTACCTCCGGTAGACTAATAACGAGGCTAGTCCTAAAACTATTTCGAGGAGAACCAGCTATCTCCGGGTTCGATTGGAATTTCTCCCCTATCCACACCTCATCGCCACCCTTTTCAACGGATGTGCGTTCGGTCCTCCATTCACTTTTACGCGAACTTCAACCTGGACATGGATAGATCACCCGGTTTCGGGTCTACACATACTGACTACTTTCGCCCTATTAAGACTTGGTTTCCCTTCGGCTCCGTATCTTTAATACTTAACCTCGCCTGTACATGTAACTCGCCGGACCGTTCTACAAAAAGTACGCGGTTCACCTTTCGGTGTTCCACAGTTTGTAAACATAGGGTTTCAGGTTCTTTTTCACTCCCCTCCCGGGGTTCTTTTCACCTTTCCTTCACAGTACTATACGCTATCGGTCACTGACTAGTATTTAGCCTTGGGGGGTGGTCCCCCCTGCTTCCCACAAGGTTTCTCGTGTCTCGTGGTACTCTGGATACTGCTAGATTAAATACATTTTCCCTTACACGGCTCTCACGCTCTTTGGCCCGCTTTTCCAAAACGGTTCAGGTAATGTATCTTACTCATGTCGCAGTCCTCAACCCCGCAGTGCACGCACCACGGTTTGGGCTCTTACGATTTCGCTCGCCGCTACTTTCGCAATCACTTTTGTTTTCTGTTCCTCCGGCTACTTAGATGTTTCAGTTCACCGGGTTCCCCTCTGTACGTTATGTATTGGCGTACAGATACTTGGAGTTCTTCCAAGTGGGTTTCCCCATTCAGACATCTGCGGATCACTGAATATGTGCTTCTCCCCGCAGCTTTTCGCAGCTTGTCACGTCTTTCTTCGGCTGTCAGTGCCTAGGCATCCACCCTACGCTCTTTATGTTTAACCTCTTAAATCATTTAGATTTAGTGTTTATGTATGACACTAGCGTGTATCATACACTATGTTTAAAAATTTATTACTTTTGTGTTTTTCATACTCACTTTGTTCGTATGAAAAACTACTTATTTACTAAAATCTGAAACAAGCTTACGCTCGTTTTCATTAAGTAAATAATGCATTAAAATATTAATTACTTAAAGCAATTAATACCTCGGATGTCTAATTATAAAATATTTATATAATTTCTCGTTTGGTATGCAGTTTTCAAGGTACATTTAGTTAAAGCTTGTCGCTTCAACAGTGAGATATGAAGATTCGAACTTCAACACCTTTCATCCTCTCCAAAGGAATATCTGATGTAATCTCTGTTATATATGATAATTCTATTGATACTGATATCAGTCAAACTTTTCTTGTTCTCATCAAGTGAAAGTATATGGGCTTAAGTGGACTCGAACCACCGACCTCACGCTTATCAGGCGTGCGCTCTAACCGGCTGAGCTATAAGCCCATTTATTAATTTATGATAACACCACTGCTCCGTTTCATTACGCAAGGTGTACCTTTTCACTAAGATTCAAGCTCAGCTTTCATTAAGTGAAAATAAAGCGGCATCCACCTACTCTCCCATACCGTCTCCAGTATAGTACCATCGGCCGACTAGGTCTTAACCATCGTGTTCGGAATGGGAACGGGTGTGTCCCCCAGACGCATCGACACCGCTAAGTTTTTAGCCTTAACATTGATAATGTAAAACTAAACAGTACTCACAACCCCTACTTTTTCCTTAGAAAGGAGGTGATCCAGCCGCACCTTCCGATACGGCTACCTTGTTACGACTTCACCCCAGTTATCCTCCCTGCCTTCGGCAGCTCCCTCCCACACTGCTAAACATAACTTACTGCTATTCTTTATATCATATAATGATACTCATCCATAAACCTAGCGATTTATTACTTCGTATCATTATCACAGCTTTATGTTTACCAGTGTGGGTTGGGTCACTGACTTCGGGCATTGATGACTCCCATGGTGTGACGGGCGGTGTGTACAAGACCCGGGAACGTATTCACCGCAGCATTCTGATCTGCGATTACTAGCGATTCCAGCTTCATATAGTCGAGTTGCAGACTACAATCCGAACTGAGACGTTATTTTTGTGATTTGCTTGGCTTCGCAGCTTTGCCTCACTTTGTTTACGCTATTGTAGCACGTGTGTAGCCCAAATCATAAGGGGCATGATGATTTGACGTCATCCCCACCTTCCTCCGGATTATCTCCGGCTGTCTCGTCAGAGTGCCCATCTTACTGCTGGCTACTGACGACAAGGGTTGCGCTCGTTGCGGGACTTAACCCAACATCTCACGACACGAGCTGACGACAACCATGCACCACCTGTATCCCTTGCCCCGAAGGGCTAGCTTCATTACAAAACTATTCAAGAGTATGTCAAGATTTGGTAAGGTTCTTCGCGTTGCTTCGAATTAAACCACATGCTCCACCGCTTGTGCGGGTCCCCGTCAATTCCTTTGAGTTTCATTCTTGCGAACGTACTCCCCAGGTGGAATACTTAATGCGTTAGCTTGCGGCACCGAAGAGTTTTCCTCCCCGACACCAAGTATTCATCGTTTACTGCGTGGACTACCAGGGTATCTAATCCTGTTTGCTCCCCACGCCTTCGAGCCTCAACGTCAGTTGTCGTCCAGTAAGCCGCCTTCGCCTCCGGTGTTCCTCCTAATATCTACGCATTTCACCGCTACACTAGGAATTCCGCTTACCCCTCCGACACTCAAGCTATACAGTTTCCAAAGCAGTTCATGGGTTGAGCCCACGCCTTTCACTTCAGACTTGCATCGCCGTCTGCGCTCCCTTTACACCCAGTAAATCCGGATAACGCTTGCCCCCTACGTATTACCGCGGCTGCTGGCACGTAGTTAGCCGGGGCTTCTTAGTCAGGTACCGTCATTTTCTTCCCTGCTGATAGAGCTTTACATACCGAAATACTTCTTCACTCACGCGGCGTCGCTGGATCAGGGTTCCCCCCATTGTCCAATATTCCCCACTGCTGCCTCCCGTAGGAGTTTGGGCCGTGTCTCAGTCCCAATGTGGCCGTTCACCCTCTCAGGCCGGCTACCGATCGTCGCCTTGGTGAGCCTCTACCTCACCAACTAGCTAATCGGACGCGGATCCATCTTATACCTATAAATATTTTACCCCTGCACCATGCGGTGCTGTGGTCTTATGCGGTCTTAGCGGAAATTTCTCTCCGTTATCCCCCTGTATAAGGCAGGTTATCCACGCGTTACTCACCCGTCCGCCACTAAGTCTATTAAAATTCCATCCGAAAACTTCCTTTTAATAGCTTCGTTCGACTTGCATGTGTTAAGCACGCCGCCAGCGTTCATCCTGAGCCAGGATCAAACTCTCATATAAAAGTTTAATCTAGCCTTCTCGCTAGCTTGCATCATCTGTTTTCACAGATCTACTGTTTTTTAAAGGTTTTAAATTCTGTTCGAATCTAAACGTTGTTTTACTGAAATCTCATCGATTATTTTAAAATAATCAAGTTATTTTCAGGGTTGTGTGTACTGTTTAATCTTAAATTATCAAGGTTCATTACTTTGCCGTTTGAAACAGCTTAGCCATTATATCAAGCTTTTTGCAGCCTGTCAACATTTTTTATCCTTTTTTAGAACTTAATTTTTTAATTTTCCAAAAAACCAAACCCTCTCAAAGGACAGTGGTATAACTATACACCCTATACATTTCCATGTCAAGTTCTTTTTAAGAATTTATAAATTTATTTATAATCTATCACAATTTAATGTTTTCGTCATTGCATTAGTCATCTTGCTATACTCCTTAACGTACTTAAAATCGTATTTTATCTTAAGTATTACAGGAAATGCTCACTTTAACAATTATCTTTTGTAAAAACACCCATTAGTTCATATAATGCAGTACCGTCGCTTATATTGGTACTGATATATATTTCTTTAATCCCATTGTGAACTTCTATGTTACCTCCATAATCTAACTTATACTTCAGCTTTCGTTAATATACATATTTTTCACCACTTTATACTGGAGGCTTTTTTTTATTCATGTTATAATTATCATTATGAAAGTATTAAATAATGATTTGAAAACTTCCAATTTCAAAGCCATTTATGTACTATCAGGTGATGATGAATTTTTGAAAAACAGCTACAAGAAAAGATTGAAAGCGGCTATAGTTGGTGACGACCAAATGAACTTTGCCTACTTTGAAGGAAAAGGAATAGATATTGATTCTATTATTAACTTTGGTAATACTCTTCCGTTTTTCTCAGAGTATAGATGTATTCTTATAGAAGATAGTAAATGGTTTAAATCCGGAAACGAGCGATTTTTAGACTATGTTTCAAACAAGCCCGATAGTACAAAATTTATTTTTGTAGAAAAGGACTTGGATAAACGTTCTAAACTCTATAAGAAGGTTAAAGATATTGGATATATCGCAGAGCTCAATCACCCTACTGATATTGAGCTAAGAAAATGGGCAGGTAGTCTTGTAAACAAAGCCGGCAAAAAAATAACTGTTACAAACATGGATTTTTTCATTGCCAGAGTTGGAAATGATATGGAAAGATTAAAGAGCGAATTAGATAAACTCCTCTCCTTTACTCTTGACAAAGATATTATAGAAGAGGAAGATATAAGAGCCATAGCAAGCGTAAGTCTTACCGGTAAAATCTTTGATCTTGTAAAAATGATTACAAATAATAAAATCAAAGAGGCATTAGATATATACGAAGATTTAGTTGCTTTAAAAGAACCTCCTGCAAAGATTATGTTTTTTATTACAA is a window from the Lachnoanaerobaculum umeaense genome containing:
- the holA gene encoding DNA polymerase III subunit delta, which produces MKVLNNDLKTSNFKAIYVLSGDDEFLKNSYKKRLKAAIVGDDQMNFAYFEGKGIDIDSIINFGNTLPFFSEYRCILIEDSKWFKSGNERFLDYVSNKPDSTKFIFVEKDLDKRSKLYKKVKDIGYIAELNHPTDIELRKWAGSLVNKAGKKITVTNMDFFIARVGNDMERLKSELDKLLSFTLDKDIIEEEDIRAIASVSLTGKIFDLVKMITNNKIKEALDIYEDLVALKEPPAKIMFFITKQFNQLLQIKELLFDGFSEQDIISKMNLNQYVVKNLIRQARGFDMAMLLSYIKNAIELEEAAKQGNINHKLALEMLMLTR